The Vibrio astriarenae genome contains a region encoding:
- a CDS encoding gamma-aminobutyraldehyde dehydrogenase gives MKHKIWINGLACDAISGETMDIENPATGEVIDRVPLGGAEDADLAVAAAKEAFDDGRWSKKTAGERAAVLYKMADLIEESIEEFARVESEDTGKPYEFVSLGGDIPFVIDNLRFFAGAARDIAGAASGEYAEGYTSMLRREPCGVTAGITPWNYPLLMAIWKIGPALAAGCTSVIKPAPTTPRTTLMLGQVAKDAGLPDGVLNIVCGDAAPGEALSTHPDVAMVSLTGSSRTGKAIMKSAAETLKRVHLELGGKAPLIVCEDADIEMVAEKATIGGFLNSGQDCTAATRILVHESIYDQTVSALINATNSFKLGDPFDSDTMIGSMVSQVHRDSVARFVERAKADGATVVAGGEVVDRAGYYYPPTLLVDVKQDSEIVQEEVFGPVMTVQSYKTDDEALMMANDIKYGLASSVFTQDIRRAMRFSRDLVFGTVWVNDHLPLSSETPHGGFKQSGFGKDLSAEAISDYLVTKHVMVAN, from the coding sequence ATGAAACACAAAATATGGATCAATGGATTAGCTTGTGACGCCATTAGTGGTGAAACGATGGATATCGAAAACCCAGCAACGGGAGAGGTGATTGACCGTGTGCCTTTGGGGGGCGCTGAAGACGCTGACCTTGCAGTCGCGGCGGCGAAAGAAGCGTTTGATGATGGCCGCTGGTCAAAGAAAACAGCAGGAGAGCGAGCGGCTGTTCTTTATAAAATGGCAGATCTGATCGAAGAAAGTATCGAGGAGTTTGCTCGCGTTGAATCTGAAGATACAGGGAAGCCCTATGAGTTCGTGAGCTTGGGAGGGGATATCCCCTTTGTGATTGATAATTTGCGATTTTTTGCAGGTGCAGCGAGAGATATAGCAGGTGCAGCCAGTGGTGAATACGCTGAGGGCTACACCTCTATGTTACGCCGAGAGCCTTGTGGTGTGACAGCAGGAATCACGCCTTGGAATTACCCGCTATTAATGGCGATATGGAAGATTGGACCCGCGCTGGCGGCAGGTTGTACTTCTGTGATAAAGCCAGCCCCGACAACACCACGTACTACATTAATGCTTGGTCAGGTCGCCAAAGATGCAGGTCTTCCCGATGGTGTTTTGAACATTGTTTGTGGTGATGCGGCGCCGGGAGAGGCACTGTCTACCCACCCTGATGTGGCGATGGTGAGTCTTACAGGCTCAAGCCGCACAGGTAAGGCGATCATGAAATCAGCTGCTGAGACACTAAAGCGCGTCCATTTGGAGCTTGGAGGTAAAGCACCGCTGATCGTGTGTGAAGACGCTGATATTGAAATGGTTGCTGAGAAGGCGACGATTGGAGGTTTCTTAAACTCGGGTCAAGATTGTACAGCGGCGACTCGCATCTTGGTTCACGAGTCGATTTATGACCAAACGGTCTCCGCTCTAATTAATGCAACAAATAGTTTCAAGTTAGGCGACCCGTTTGACAGTGACACAATGATCGGCTCTATGGTGTCGCAAGTTCATCGTGATTCTGTGGCAAGGTTCGTAGAGCGAGCAAAAGCCGATGGTGCGACAGTGGTTGCTGGTGGCGAAGTGGTCGATAGAGCAGGGTATTACTATCCACCGACGTTGCTTGTGGATGTCAAACAAGACTCGGAAATTGTGCAAGAAGAGGTCTTTGGTCCGGTGATGACGGTTCAGTCGTACAAAACCGACGATGAAGCCTTGATGATGGCGAATGACATCAAATATGGCTTAGCCTCTTCAGTGTTTACTCAAGATATTCGACGTGCGATGCGCTTTTCTCGTGATTTGGTATTCGGAACAGTGTGGGTCAACGATCATCTGCCTCTAAGTTCTGAAACGCCCCATGGCGGTTTTAAGCAATCGGGTTTTGGTAAGGATTTATCTGCCGAAGCGATTAGTGACTATCTAGTGACAAAACATGTGATGGTTGCAAACTAA
- a CDS encoding putrescine aminotransferase, whose product MDYSKRNVDEAFFEAMKMVDLISKDESEISLEERTWVAETTYENFEQHINKGFLEYRKSVTETEGIALTDWSGQGSILKDILGREFIDMLGGYGLYSPGIRHPKIVAAAKAQLDRSPQYSQEMLDPLRAHLAKVIAKLTPGDIQYGFFANSGTEAVDGAMKLAKMYTGKKGFISTLKAFHGKSLGALSLLGKAVYREPVGQLLDGVRHVPYGDADAVEAQLKAAQEVGEGIAAVIAEPIQGEAGAIVPPDDYWPRLREICDNYGVLLIADEVQTGFGRTGTLFGVDHWNVTPDIMCFGKALGGGVIAMSGFFASAKLWKVLEPNPFMHTTTTGGNPVACAAALAQISVLLEENLAGQAAEKGEYIKSKLSVIKEKHPGVLTDVTGRGLLLGMVFVDDEVGFKVVSNLFKRGILIAGTLNNSQVVRIEPALNISYDLIDKFLVELEEVIKSL is encoded by the coding sequence ATGGATTATTCAAAGCGCAATGTCGATGAAGCTTTCTTTGAAGCAATGAAAATGGTGGATCTTATCTCTAAGGATGAGTCTGAGATTAGCCTTGAAGAGCGTACATGGGTCGCTGAAACAACGTATGAGAACTTCGAACAACACATCAATAAAGGGTTTCTAGAATACCGTAAATCAGTCACTGAAACAGAAGGGATCGCTTTAACGGATTGGTCTGGTCAAGGTTCGATACTCAAGGACATTTTGGGTCGTGAGTTTATCGATATGTTAGGTGGCTATGGACTTTACTCACCTGGTATACGCCATCCTAAGATTGTTGCGGCAGCCAAGGCTCAGCTTGATCGTAGTCCACAATACAGCCAAGAGATGCTTGACCCTCTACGCGCTCACCTAGCGAAAGTTATCGCGAAATTGACTCCTGGTGATATTCAGTATGGATTCTTTGCCAACTCAGGCACCGAAGCGGTCGATGGTGCGATGAAGCTCGCCAAAATGTATACAGGCAAGAAAGGGTTTATATCAACGTTAAAAGCGTTCCACGGAAAGTCTTTAGGTGCTTTGTCACTACTTGGTAAAGCGGTCTATCGTGAGCCTGTTGGCCAACTGCTTGATGGCGTGCGTCATGTACCATACGGTGATGCAGATGCAGTAGAAGCTCAGCTTAAAGCCGCGCAAGAAGTAGGAGAGGGCATCGCAGCCGTTATTGCAGAGCCAATTCAAGGTGAGGCTGGTGCGATAGTTCCACCTGATGACTACTGGCCAAGACTGCGTGAAATCTGTGATAACTATGGCGTGCTGCTGATTGCGGATGAGGTTCAAACAGGCTTTGGCCGTACAGGTACTTTATTCGGTGTTGATCACTGGAATGTCACTCCTGACATCATGTGTTTTGGTAAAGCCTTAGGTGGCGGCGTAATTGCGATGTCTGGCTTCTTTGCTAGTGCAAAACTGTGGAAAGTGCTTGAGCCAAACCCGTTTATGCACACCACAACGACGGGTGGTAACCCAGTAGCATGTGCTGCGGCACTGGCTCAAATCTCTGTTCTTCTCGAGGAGAACTTAGCTGGGCAAGCAGCAGAAAAAGGCGAATACATTAAGAGTAAACTGAGTGTAATCAAAGAAAAGCACCCAGGTGTGCTAACGGATGTAACGGGTAGAGGTCTTTTATTGGGAATGGTCTTTGTCGATGATGAAGTGGGCTTTAAGGTCGTTTCTAACCTGTTTAAACGAGGGATCCTAATTGCGGGTACGCTGAATAACTCGCAAGTGGTGCGTATTGAACCCGCGCTCAACATTTCTTATGACTTGATTGATAAGTTCCTTGTCGAACTCGAAGAAGTCATCAAATCATTATAA
- a CDS encoding LysR family transcriptional regulator, producing MDVDINQLRLLVVLERERNLSKAAQKLFMSQSAASHVLAKLRSRFDNPLFIKTRSGMEPTPLLETLLPDIQKGLSSIDMAFDRMKPFDPLMDAKTFYIGAIDYFEFYALPKLGKKFEEHAPNVRIAIDILSENMQMERIEQGRLDLILGVDELQVMPRYYNRYHWLTDPYVGIAAKQSNIKAKLTLNEFVQTPQIHLPLINSGADPIDRWLHQQHHSRHISMIVQSYAVGGMVTAQTNNLMCVPLRVAQELEQMLPLRIVELPKGAPELSLSMFTHQLYDSQDSIQWLIKQIHGCT from the coding sequence ATGGATGTGGATATCAATCAGTTACGCTTGCTGGTGGTACTTGAGCGTGAGAGAAACCTATCGAAAGCGGCGCAGAAGTTATTTATGAGTCAATCAGCGGCAAGCCATGTGCTGGCAAAGTTGCGCAGTCGTTTTGACAATCCTTTGTTCATAAAGACGCGCTCAGGCATGGAGCCGACGCCGCTGCTTGAAACCTTGTTACCTGATATTCAGAAAGGGTTGAGCTCAATTGACATGGCGTTTGATCGGATGAAGCCGTTTGACCCGCTGATGGATGCGAAGACGTTTTATATCGGTGCTATTGATTACTTTGAATTTTACGCTTTGCCTAAGCTTGGTAAAAAGTTTGAAGAGCATGCGCCGAATGTGAGGATCGCCATCGATATCTTGTCGGAAAACATGCAAATGGAACGAATTGAACAAGGTCGTTTAGATTTGATCTTGGGTGTTGATGAGCTTCAAGTGATGCCCCGATATTACAATCGTTATCACTGGCTAACTGATCCTTACGTAGGGATTGCCGCAAAACAGTCGAACATAAAAGCGAAGCTCACCCTGAACGAGTTTGTCCAAACACCGCAAATTCATTTGCCCTTGATAAATTCAGGGGCAGACCCGATTGACCGTTGGCTCCATCAACAACATCACTCTCGCCATATTTCGATGATTGTACAGAGTTATGCCGTTGGTGGCATGGTCACCGCCCAGACCAATAATTTGATGTGTGTTCCTTTGCGTGTTGCACAAGAGCTAGAGCAAATGCTGCCATTACGAATTGTCGAGCTACCTAAGGGGGCGCCTGAGCTATCGCTGAGCATGTTTACCCATCAGCTCTACGATAGCCAAGACAGTATTCAATGGCTAATTAAGCAGATCCATGGATGCACGTAA
- the aguB gene encoding N-carbamoylputrescine amidase yields MMRKVTVAATQMACTWDVKANIDNAEKLVREAAAKGAQIILLQELFETPYFCIEIHESYHALATTLEENEAFQRLSKLAKELEVVLPFSWFEKAGNVRFNSLAMIDADGSMLGVYRKTHIPDSDGYLEKYYFSPGDTGFKVWNTRYAKVGVGICWDQWFPETARSMALQGAELLFFPTAIGSEPSQPEMDSQPHWQCVMQGHAAANQVPVIASNRIGTEQAQHRDLNITFFGSSFIADYTGQIVAKADRDTSGVIVHEFDLDDIGFQRSAWGLFRDRRPEHYQPLMTLDGQVKE; encoded by the coding sequence ATGATGAGAAAAGTAACTGTTGCCGCTACCCAAATGGCATGTACTTGGGACGTAAAAGCCAATATCGATAACGCTGAAAAGCTTGTTCGTGAAGCCGCGGCTAAGGGAGCACAGATCATTCTGCTGCAAGAGCTGTTTGAAACCCCTTATTTCTGCATTGAAATTCATGAGTCTTATCACGCGCTCGCGACAACGCTAGAAGAGAATGAGGCATTTCAACGCCTGTCTAAGCTGGCTAAAGAGCTTGAAGTGGTGCTGCCTTTTAGCTGGTTTGAAAAAGCGGGCAATGTTCGATTCAACTCTCTTGCTATGATTGACGCTGATGGTTCTATGCTCGGTGTTTACCGAAAAACACATATTCCTGACAGCGATGGCTATCTTGAGAAGTACTACTTTAGCCCTGGCGATACGGGATTCAAAGTATGGAACACCCGATATGCAAAAGTTGGTGTTGGCATCTGTTGGGATCAATGGTTCCCAGAAACGGCACGCAGCATGGCTCTACAAGGCGCAGAGCTCCTCTTCTTCCCAACAGCCATCGGTAGTGAGCCAAGCCAGCCAGAGATGGACTCTCAGCCACATTGGCAGTGTGTCATGCAAGGTCATGCGGCAGCGAACCAAGTACCAGTAATTGCATCAAACCGAATCGGCACTGAGCAAGCACAGCATCGTGACCTTAACATTACCTTCTTCGGCTCGTCGTTCATTGCTGATTATACTGGTCAAATCGTCGCGAAAGCGGATCGAGACACATCAGGTGTTATCGTTCATGAGTTTGATTTGGATGACATCGGTTTTCAACGCAGTGCGTGGGGTCTATTCAGAGACCGTCGACCAGAGCATTACCAACCTCTAATGACATTGGATGGACAAGTAAAGGAGTAA
- a CDS encoding LysR family transcriptional regulator — MNLDLNQLRILVALDDERNITKAAERLFVSQSAASHNLAKLRERFNDPLFVRTSQGMNPTPFAQTMLPILRQGVENIARAADMQSSFDPLTDAHTFYIGACDYFEFVGVPRLAESFIESAPNIRLSIDIASEHIKMERVESGRLDLHIGVDNSQHPTKNFNSRKWLSDHYVAVVAEWREMPDKLSTIEFASESQIHLPLTSNASDVIDSWLYEQNLYRNIHMVTQSYPIGGMISAKTGLLFPVPYRVATLLCEMIPLKIIELPQEIPALELSIISHKLYDQQESTQWLIKQIIELGA; from the coding sequence ATGAACTTAGACTTAAACCAGCTGCGTATTCTTGTTGCGCTAGATGATGAACGAAATATCACCAAAGCGGCTGAGCGACTCTTCGTCAGTCAATCTGCAGCCAGCCATAATCTTGCCAAGCTCAGAGAACGATTTAATGACCCTTTGTTTGTACGTACTAGCCAAGGAATGAACCCAACACCTTTTGCACAAACCATGTTGCCCATTCTTAGGCAAGGCGTAGAAAATATTGCTCGTGCCGCAGATATGCAATCTTCTTTTGACCCTTTGACTGATGCGCATACTTTCTACATTGGTGCTTGTGACTACTTTGAGTTTGTTGGAGTGCCAAGATTGGCTGAATCGTTTATCGAAAGTGCTCCGAACATCCGACTGTCTATCGATATTGCATCCGAACACATTAAGATGGAGCGAGTCGAAAGCGGACGCTTAGACTTGCACATCGGTGTTGATAACTCTCAACACCCAACCAAGAACTTTAATAGCCGAAAGTGGCTGAGTGACCACTATGTGGCAGTGGTGGCCGAGTGGCGCGAGATGCCCGATAAACTCTCTACCATAGAGTTCGCCAGTGAGTCGCAGATCCACTTGCCTCTCACGTCCAATGCGTCAGACGTGATTGATAGCTGGCTCTACGAGCAAAACCTGTATCGGAACATCCATATGGTGACGCAAAGCTACCCCATTGGGGGCATGATCAGTGCTAAAACCGGATTGCTCTTTCCTGTCCCTTATCGGGTCGCAACACTTCTATGCGAAATGATTCCGCTCAAAATTATCGAACTTCCGCAAGAGATCCCTGCGCTTGAGTTAAGTATCATTTCGCACAAGCTCTACGACCAGCAAGAGTCTACTCAGTGGTTAATCAAGCAGATCATCGAGTTGGGAGCCTGA
- a CDS encoding Na+/H+ antiporter NhaC family protein, whose product MADNELSIKQVEMSESVKKIYISNKFFITLLICLSVYAVFYLIAANHVEGTEWGWLSILPTVSVLGIAIFSRRPFESMLAGVLAGLIMINPDNIITPFSDSVSSVMGDETIVWIILVCGLMGGFIRILEISSCLNGFTEWLKTKIHSRRQSTIATVLLGAVVFIDDYLSCLAVSSSVKKLTDYYQVSREKIAYLIDSAAAPMCVIVPISTWAVFFAGLLEENEVAESAQGLNLYIASIPFMAYAWLALLIAFLVGAGVIKDIGPMKKAEERARNGHPIPPDFEGSELSNKSKAKRELKMPIQLFNFFFPVLLLIASTVYYDIDLLKGVIITCVVTISLYYIQGLLSFEDQVDALFQGFNTMLYPLSTVIGGFLLKEINDQLGMTEFIIETATPYLSQITYPAIVFVLLSLVVFGTASSWGVFVIAIPIVIPIALHLDVHMPLVIGALLSASAFGSHSCFFSDSSILASQGAGCSPMAHAFSQFPYALLGAILAVFAFLGLGYMYA is encoded by the coding sequence ATGGCTGACAATGAATTATCGATTAAACAAGTTGAAATGAGTGAGTCGGTAAAGAAAATCTACATCAGTAATAAGTTTTTTATCACGCTGTTGATCTGTTTAAGTGTTTACGCGGTCTTTTATCTGATAGCTGCAAATCATGTTGAAGGCACGGAGTGGGGTTGGCTCTCCATTCTACCAACAGTCTCGGTTTTAGGTATTGCGATCTTTTCTCGTCGTCCTTTTGAGTCCATGCTGGCAGGTGTGCTAGCGGGGCTTATTATGATTAACCCAGATAACATCATCACGCCATTCTCTGATAGCGTTTCTTCTGTTATGGGAGATGAAACGATTGTATGGATTATCCTGGTTTGTGGATTAATGGGCGGGTTTATTCGAATTTTAGAAATCAGTAGCTGTTTGAACGGTTTTACTGAATGGCTAAAAACAAAAATCCATTCGCGACGTCAATCGACAATCGCAACGGTATTGCTTGGTGCTGTCGTTTTTATCGATGACTATTTAAGCTGTTTGGCTGTCTCTTCTTCTGTAAAAAAACTTACTGACTATTATCAGGTTTCACGCGAGAAAATTGCTTATCTTATTGATTCAGCAGCGGCACCAATGTGTGTGATCGTACCCATTTCCACATGGGCAGTATTCTTTGCGGGATTACTTGAAGAAAATGAAGTCGCAGAATCGGCTCAGGGTCTAAATCTCTATATTGCGTCGATTCCATTCATGGCTTACGCGTGGTTGGCATTATTAATTGCATTCCTTGTTGGTGCTGGTGTTATAAAAGATATAGGGCCGATGAAAAAGGCGGAAGAACGCGCGCGAAATGGTCATCCTATTCCACCGGATTTCGAAGGCAGTGAATTAAGCAATAAGTCGAAGGCAAAACGTGAACTAAAAATGCCGATTCAACTATTTAACTTCTTCTTTCCAGTGTTACTTCTGATTGCATCAACGGTGTACTACGACATTGACCTACTCAAGGGTGTGATTATCACTTGTGTCGTCACGATAAGCTTGTATTACATTCAAGGGCTGCTGTCATTTGAAGACCAAGTGGATGCGCTATTCCAAGGTTTCAATACGATGCTCTATCCGTTATCAACGGTTATTGGTGGATTCTTACTAAAAGAGATCAATGACCAGCTTGGAATGACCGAGTTTATTATTGAAACAGCAACACCTTATTTAAGCCAAATCACGTACCCTGCGATTGTATTTGTACTGCTCTCTCTGGTTGTATTTGGTACGGCATCAAGCTGGGGTGTGTTTGTGATTGCGATTCCTATTGTTATTCCAATTGCGCTTCACCTTGATGTTCACATGCCTTTGGTGATTGGTGCACTGTTGTCAGCATCGGCGTTTGGCAGTCACTCTTGTTTCTTTAGTGACTCCTCGATACTTGCCTCTCAAGGTGCGGGTTGTTCGCCAATGGCGCATGCCTTCTCTCAGTTCCCGTATGCACTGTTAGGTGCCATCTTAGCGGTATTTGCTTTCCTCGGTCTTGGCTACATGTACGCGTAG
- a CDS encoding ferredoxin reductase family protein, translating to MLSGLLALGYMSIAVLLSLRLRWVEKWTLGLDKSYQIHKQLGIGATVALIFHWLFVEGAKWLVQAGIIARPHRGPRPIIEGIHWRPIAESVGEWTFYLFLVFAVISLIQAISYQKFKYVHKLGGLLMIAGVFHSQLLLDWNSASMPMNIAIGTLSIIGTVGALISLMGKIGSANRASGIVKDVYRYSTPDKPQVIRLRVQLNTPLQVKHGQFVFLDFEDGETPHPFSILNYERDKGVIEFGIKALGDYTQHLTRHIQNGATVSVEGGYGCFQISQTQNQAWVGAGIGIVPFVSRLYWLQKRRPEEARSYEKIHLFYCVNSRKEALFESEIINLISSLDFVVLHLVSAEDGEFLCADRLVRSFEDSNYDVSFCGPKSFGQQLRAGLMKYGLSKRDFHFERFSMR from the coding sequence ATGCTGTCTGGATTGCTTGCTCTCGGGTATATGAGTATTGCCGTTTTGCTGTCACTGCGTCTTCGCTGGGTCGAAAAGTGGACGCTTGGTTTAGATAAAAGCTATCAGATACATAAGCAGTTAGGGATAGGGGCGACGGTCGCACTCATCTTTCATTGGTTGTTTGTCGAGGGCGCTAAATGGCTAGTGCAGGCAGGTATCATTGCTAGACCTCATAGAGGCCCAAGACCTATTATTGAGGGAATTCATTGGCGGCCTATAGCAGAGTCGGTAGGTGAGTGGACCTTCTATCTGTTTTTAGTTTTCGCCGTGATTAGTCTTATTCAGGCCATCAGTTATCAGAAGTTCAAGTATGTTCATAAATTGGGTGGTCTACTGATGATAGCAGGGGTGTTTCATTCGCAACTCCTTCTTGATTGGAATAGTGCTTCTATGCCAATGAATATAGCAATCGGTACCTTATCTATCATCGGCACAGTTGGTGCGTTGATTTCACTAATGGGAAAAATTGGTTCTGCCAATAGAGCAAGTGGCATAGTGAAGGATGTGTATCGTTACTCTACACCCGACAAACCTCAGGTCATAAGGTTAAGAGTGCAGCTCAATACACCACTGCAGGTGAAGCATGGTCAATTTGTGTTCCTCGATTTTGAGGACGGTGAGACACCCCATCCGTTTTCAATTTTGAATTATGAACGCGATAAAGGGGTGATTGAGTTTGGTATCAAAGCGCTTGGAGACTATACCCAGCATCTCACTCGTCATATTCAAAATGGCGCCACAGTTTCTGTTGAAGGAGGCTATGGCTGCTTCCAAATATCGCAGACTCAAAATCAGGCATGGGTGGGCGCAGGCATTGGAATCGTTCCCTTTGTTTCAAGATTATATTGGTTGCAAAAGCGACGACCTGAAGAGGCGAGGTCGTATGAAAAAATACACTTGTTTTATTGTGTAAATAGTAGAAAAGAGGCGCTATTTGAATCCGAAATTATCAACCTGATCAGTAGTTTGGACTTTGTTGTTTTGCATCTTGTGTCAGCTGAAGATGGAGAGTTTCTTTGTGCTGATAGGCTTGTCAGAAGCTTTGAAGACTCAAATTATGATGTTAGTTTTTGTGGCCCTAAGTCATTTGGTCAACAGTTGAGGGCAGGGCTGATGAAGTATGGACTATCGAAACGTGATTTCCACTTTGAGCGATTTTCAATGCGTTAA
- a CDS encoding APC family permease — protein sequence MEEKKMGITPLALFSLCAVLVVDTLTASASIGVSSIGWWALILVVFVLPYGLITSELSSAYPGEGGIYDWVKKAFGSNWAIRTTWFYWINVGLWMPAVYILFAGMFAELFAPDLSLFAQVAICIALTWGTVWVCNISTDIGVMITNFCAILKVVIISVLGIGGFVYAANNGVANEFSVSALMPSFDSGVEFLPALVFNLMGFELVATMTKQMKDVKQMPKVVFLAISITAFLYIAGTVGILMALPVEEIGLVAGIVDTLKVLFGDGALGQFMVYALGIVTLFTFIGNMVSWTMGSSRAAAEAAKEGELPAIAAKTSKKYDTPVGANTITGAVSTTVIIIYALFANTNDELFWSMFAFSSCVFLMPYLFMFPAYLKLKLTDTKTPRPFKVPGALWVQKLMTVVCFSIILQAVVLFIFPDIVFASVDWQYSLPILVGVLITIAIGEVLLSRANRMANNAVVEEIA from the coding sequence ATGGAAGAGAAGAAAATGGGGATTACACCCCTCGCCCTATTCAGCCTATGTGCCGTCCTGGTCGTGGATACACTGACCGCATCGGCTTCCATTGGCGTCAGCTCCATTGGGTGGTGGGCATTGATATTAGTCGTGTTTGTCTTACCCTACGGTCTTATCACATCGGAACTTAGCTCTGCATACCCGGGTGAAGGTGGGATTTACGATTGGGTCAAAAAGGCATTTGGCTCAAACTGGGCAATCAGAACCACTTGGTTCTATTGGATCAATGTCGGTTTGTGGATGCCAGCGGTCTACATTTTATTCGCTGGTATGTTTGCCGAGCTGTTTGCTCCCGATCTGTCTTTATTTGCTCAAGTCGCCATCTGCATTGCGCTTACTTGGGGTACGGTTTGGGTTTGCAACATCTCTACTGATATCGGCGTCATGATCACCAACTTCTGCGCTATTTTGAAAGTGGTCATTATTTCAGTGCTCGGTATTGGTGGTTTTGTCTATGCAGCAAACAATGGCGTTGCCAATGAGTTTAGCGTCTCAGCGCTTATGCCTTCATTCGACTCTGGTGTCGAGTTCTTGCCGGCGCTCGTGTTTAACCTGATGGGTTTTGAGCTGGTTGCGACAATGACGAAGCAAATGAAAGACGTTAAGCAGATGCCTAAAGTCGTCTTCCTCGCTATCTCTATCACTGCTTTCTTATATATTGCAGGCACAGTTGGCATTTTGATGGCGCTTCCTGTTGAAGAAATTGGTCTAGTCGCGGGGATTGTTGACACACTTAAAGTGCTATTTGGCGATGGTGCTCTTGGTCAGTTTATGGTTTACGCACTGGGTATTGTCACCTTGTTCACCTTTATCGGAAACATGGTTAGCTGGACGATGGGCTCAAGCAGAGCTGCGGCCGAGGCCGCCAAAGAAGGTGAATTACCAGCGATTGCCGCAAAAACCTCAAAGAAATACGATACTCCCGTGGGTGCAAACACAATCACCGGTGCCGTATCAACAACTGTCATCATCATTTACGCGCTTTTTGCCAACACCAATGACGAACTGTTTTGGTCAATGTTCGCCTTCTCAAGTTGCGTATTCTTGATGCCATATCTGTTTATGTTCCCCGCTTATCTGAAGCTTAAACTGACTGATACCAAAACACCGCGCCCGTTCAAAGTGCCTGGCGCACTGTGGGTACAAAAGCTGATGACTGTGGTGTGCTTTAGCATCATTCTTCAAGCTGTGGTGCTGTTTATCTTCCCGGATATCGTATTCGCTTCCGTCGACTGGCAGTATTCGCTACCCATTTTGGTTGGTGTATTAATCACCATCGCTATTGGTGAAGTCTTACTTAGCCGTGCCAATCGTATGGCTAACAACGCTGTCGTGGAGGAAATCGCATGA
- the aguA gene encoding agmatine deiminase: MSKMISTLPKQDSFRMPGEHEAHDEVWMAWPTRSDNWRYSGKLAQQAFVDVAVAISQKTPVVMLVNHDQFDNARSQLPAHIRVIEMSYNDCWMRDIGATYVVDDNGNRRGISWQFNAWGGLVDGLYFPWDLDDAVAPKMLNITQDTGYQAPFVLEGGSIHTDGEGTLYTTEECLLHPSRNPDLSRKEIEEQLKSYLAVEKVIWLPRGLYNDETNGHVDNIMHVVKPGEVALTWCEDENDPQYEISREAFDLLSTERDAKGRQIKVHKLPMPGPLFMSEEEAQGIDQSEGMEREAGERLAASYANFLITNGQIVFPLLDNNHDDAAKEALETAFPEYDIIGVNAREILLGGGNIHCITQQVPR; the protein is encoded by the coding sequence ATGAGCAAAATGATTTCAACACTACCTAAGCAAGATAGCTTTCGCATGCCGGGTGAGCATGAAGCGCACGATGAAGTGTGGATGGCATGGCCAACGCGCAGTGACAACTGGCGTTACAGCGGTAAATTGGCCCAACAAGCTTTTGTGGACGTGGCCGTTGCGATTTCTCAAAAGACGCCAGTAGTTATGTTGGTCAATCATGATCAATTCGACAATGCTCGCTCTCAACTACCCGCACATATTCGTGTGATTGAAATGTCTTATAACGACTGCTGGATGCGAGATATTGGCGCAACTTATGTGGTTGATGACAATGGCAACCGACGCGGCATCAGTTGGCAGTTCAATGCTTGGGGTGGGCTTGTTGATGGTCTCTATTTCCCTTGGGATCTCGATGATGCTGTCGCACCTAAAATGCTTAACATCACTCAAGACACGGGCTATCAAGCACCGTTTGTACTGGAAGGTGGCTCTATTCATACCGATGGAGAGGGGACGCTGTACACCACGGAAGAATGTCTGCTCCACCCTAGCCGTAACCCAGACCTCTCGAGAAAAGAGATAGAGGAGCAGTTAAAGTCTTATCTTGCCGTTGAGAAGGTCATTTGGCTGCCAAGAGGTCTTTACAATGACGAGACCAACGGCCATGTCGACAACATCATGCACGTCGTTAAGCCCGGCGAAGTCGCCCTTACGTGGTGCGAAGATGAAAATGACCCTCAGTACGAGATCAGCCGCGAAGCATTCGATTTACTCAGCACAGAGCGAGATGCGAAAGGCCGTCAGATAAAGGTTCATAAACTCCCCATGCCTGGCCCTCTTTTCATGAGTGAAGAAGAAGCACAAGGCATCGACCAAAGTGAAGGAATGGAGCGCGAAGCCGGCGAAAGACTGGCGGCTTCATACGCGAACTTCCTTATCACTAATGGGCAGATTGTGTTTCCACTACTTGATAACAACCATGACGATGCGGCCAAAGAAGCATTAGAAACGGCATTCCCTGAATACGATATCATCGGTGTTAATGCACGAGAAATACTATTGGGCGGTGGAAACATCCACTGTATTACTCAGCAAGTGCCTCGTTAA